The Elgaria multicarinata webbii isolate HBS135686 ecotype San Diego chromosome 1, rElgMul1.1.pri, whole genome shotgun sequence genome has a window encoding:
- the TNNI1 gene encoding troponin I, slow skeletal muscle has product MLAKAKEQWEQEQVDKQGEKERYLAERVTPLRTSGLSFAQLQDLCRELHEKVDVVDEERYDIEAKCTHNTREIKDLKLKVLDLRGKFKRPPLRRVRVSADAMLRALLGSKHKVSMDLRANLKSVKKEDTEKERPVEVGDWRKNVEAMSGMEGRKKMFDAAKTPTGQ; this is encoded by the exons ATGCTGGCTAAAGCCAAAGAACAATGGGAACAAGAGCAAGTGGACAAacaaggagagaaggagagataTTTAGCAGAGAGGGTCACACCTCTGCGGACCAGTGGACTTTCATTCGCCCAACTCCAG GATCTGTGCAGGGAGTTACATGAGAAGGTAGACGTTGTGGATGAGGAGAGATATGACATTGAAGCAAAATGCACCCATAACACACGGGAG ATTAAAGATCTGAAGCTGAAGGTGCTTGACCTTCGGGGGAAATTCAAACGTCCTCCCTTGCGGCGTGTCCGTGTCTCCGCTGACGCCATGCTTCGAGCTCTGCTTGGCTCAAAGCACAAAGTTTCCATGGACCTGAGAGCTAACCTCAAGTCTGTGAAGAAGGAGGACACGGAAAAG GAGCGTCCCGTAGAAGTGGGTGATTGGCGTAAAAACGTAGAGGCCATGTCAGGAATGGAGGGCAGGAAGAAGATGTTTGATGCTGCCAAAACTCCGACAGGACAGTGA